From the genome of Spodoptera frugiperda isolate SF20-4 chromosome 23, AGI-APGP_CSIRO_Sfru_2.0, whole genome shotgun sequence, one region includes:
- the LOC118266787 gene encoding rhomboid-related protein 1 codes for MAPDIEHCETQRLNEEQAVPVHHGRRILPDGQPPASAWAETEDERPGDNTSSPGENKRLLPSGPPARHKSRLQAGLTLGVHPPVKYKYPPATKSQKTFLKSKSDKKKSERKANLIALLKPPYFIVSMIIVNVLIHESIKDADVRALLQWNPDSWWREPWRLVTYGCVHASHLHLALNSLVALAVGWPLEREQGWWRVVVLWVGGLAAGALGAGLLQYRVRVVGASAAVYALLTAHISNVCLRHGHISLWWFRPLSVLVLGASEVCWALVRTPAAARAPPGGEHMHSPYEYVAWAAHILGAVVGVPLAFVVFTGENSRKAYVIACRVVSGMALVAGVVVAAVCYARAAAAEYSEEDMT; via the exons ATGGCTCCCGACATCGAGCACTGCGAGACGCAGCGCCTGAACGAGGAGCAAGCTGTACCCGTGCACCATGGCAGGAGGATCTTACCGGACGGCCAGCCGCCGGCCAGCGCCTGGGCCGAGACCGAGGACGAGCGGCCCGGGGACAACACCAGCAGCCCCGGCGAGAACAAGCGCCTGCTGCCCTCCGGCCCGCCGGCGAGGCACAAGTCCAGGCTGCAGGCCGGCCTCACGCTGGGAGTGCATCCTCCCGTCAAGTACAAATACCCTCCAGCGACCAAGTCACAGAAAACCTTTCTAAAATCCAAGTCTGATAAGAAGAAGTCTGAAAGGAAGGCGAATCTCATAGCGTTGTTGAAGCCGCCGTACTTCATAGTCTCCATGATAATTGTGAAC GTATTGATCCACGAGTCGATCAAGGACGCCGACGTGCGCGCCCTGCTGCAGTGGAACCCGGACTCGTGGTGGCGCGAGCCGTGGCGGCTCGTCACCTACGGCTGCGTGCACGCCAGCCACCTGCACCTTGCACTCAACTCGCTCGTTGCGCTCGCT GTGGGTTGGCCGTTGGAGCGCGAGCAGGGCTGGTGGCGCGTGGTGGTGCTGTGGGTGGGCGGGCTGGCGGCCGGCGCGCTCGGCGCGGGCCTGCTGCAGTACCGGGTGCGCGTCGTCGGCGCCTCCGCCGCCGTGTATGCACTGCTTACTGCGCATATTTCCAACGTGTGCCTTAG ACACGGGCACATATCGTTGTGGTGGTTCCGTCCGCTGAGCGTGCTGGTGCTGGGCGCGTCCGAGGTGTGCTGGGCGCTGGTGCGCACGCCGGCGGCCGCGCGCGCGCCCCCTGGCGGCGAGCACATGCACAGCCCCTACGAGTACGTGGCGTGGGCTGCACATATCCTCGGAGCAGTCGTCGGGGTGCCGCTCGCTTTCGTTGTGTTCACTG GTGAGAACAGCAGGAAAGCATACGTGATAGCATGTCGCGTGGTGTCCGGCATGGCGCTGGTGGCGGGGGTGGTGGTGGCCGCGGTCTGCtacgcgcgcgccgccgccgccgagtACAGCGAGGAGGACATGACCTGA